The following are encoded together in the Daucus carota subsp. sativus chromosome 5, DH1 v3.0, whole genome shotgun sequence genome:
- the LOC108224003 gene encoding caffeoylshikimate esterase, whose amino-acid sequence MAANFWGDLPEEDYYASQGVKNSKQYFQTPHGKIFTQSFSPLSANSPVKASVFMTHGYGSDSGWLFQKICISFATWGYAVFAADLLGHGRSEGLHGYLGDVDKVAAASLSYFVSVRKSGEYEKMPAFLFGESMGGMITMIMYFQSEAGLWTGLIFSAPLFVIPQAMIPSKVHLFAYGLLFGLADTWAAMPDNKMVGKAIKDMDKLKIIAGNPRRYSGKPRVGTMREVVRVTNYIQENFHKVTAPFLTCHGTSDGVTCYTGSEMLYEKASSSDKTLKLYEGMYHSLIQGEPDENANLVLGDMRAWIDERVQRYGPKCDT is encoded by the exons atggcaGCCAACTTCTGGGGAGACCTCCCGGAAGAAGACTACTACGCCTCCCAGGGCGTAAAAAACTCGAAACAATATTTCCAAACCCCCCACGGAAAAATCTTCACCCAGTCCTTCTCGCCACTCAGCGCCAACAGCCCCGTCAAAGCCTCTGTTTTCATGACCCACGGCTACGGCTCCGACTCGGGCTGGCTGTTCCAGAAGATCTGCATCAGCTTCGCCACGTGGGGGTACGCTGTTTTCGCGGCGGACTTGTTGGGCCACGGCCGGTCCGAGGGGCTGCATGGATATCTGGGTGATGTGGACAAGGTGGCGGCGGCTTCGTTGAGTTATTTTGTGAGTGTGAGGAAGAGTGGGGAGTATGAGAAGATGCCGGCGTTTTTGTTTGGGGAGTCTATGGGTGGGATGATCACGATGATTATGTATTTTCAGTCGGAGGCGGGGTTGTGGACCGGGTTGATTTTTTCGGCTCCGTTGTTTGTGATTCCTCAGGCCATGATTCCGTCCAAG GTGCATTTGTTTGCATACGGACTGCTATTTGGCCTGGCAGACACTTGGGCAGCAATGCCGGACAATAAGATGGTGGGAAAGGCCATTAAGGACATGGACAAATTAAAGATAATCGCAGGGAACCCCAGACGATACTCGGGCAAGCCAAGGGTAGGAACAATGAGGGAAGTTGTGAGGGTGACCAACTACATTCAGGAGAACTTCCATAAGGTCACAGCACCTTTCTTAACATGCCACGGAACCTCAGACGGAGTTACTTGCTACACAGGATCAGAGATGTTATACGAGAAGGCGTCGAGCTCTGATAAAACGCTAAAATTATACGAAGGAATGTATCACTCGTTGATCCAGGGGGAGCCTGATGAGAATGCCAATCTTGTGCTGGGAGATATGAGGGCCTGGATTGATGAAAGAGTGCAGAGATATGGTCCCAAGTGTGACACTTGA